The Drosophila nasuta strain 15112-1781.00 chromosome 2R, ASM2355853v1, whole genome shotgun sequence genome segment GAAGCGGCTGTTGATGGAAAGAGGCGGCGTTGAAAAAAGTAAGAATAAAGAGAATGAAGAAGGCAAGAAAGCCCCACGCCAGTCAGCGTGAGCGGCGCATAGTGAGGAATCGTGAGAGGGACAAAATATATTCATCAAAGAAGCGAAAAATTAAAGTGCCCAACAAAGGGCGGCACGTCTGGAGAACCAAGGAAGGAAAAGTAAACTTAAAACTgacaaattattgtttttatttggttttaagtaatttaagattacaatatttatatttaaaataaaacaactttATATATGGTGCAATAAAAACGAAGTAAACTCCGGAATTATAATTGATAaagataattttaattattaatagtttggttcaacaacattttattgttggGTAACAAACTACTTATTCATCAATGGATGAAGGTATTATATGcacttataataattattttttaatgtaaaaacATTTCTAAAATAATGATTCAAATCATAAACTTCGAATAAGAATAAAGAGAAatagaaaacaagaaaaataatcattttgtttaattgtataatataacatgagctaattgtatttattggaTATTCAAAAAAAGGGtcccgaaaaaaaaataatgttacaTACAAGCAGCATTTAAAAAGTTGTCTAAAGATTTTGTtgagcttttgtttttcaggGTTGGGTTTGGTATAAGGGACGCAAACTTaacttaacaaatttaattgcaattatttaactGTCGAAATTGCATTagcttaatttaaaaaatacggTTGCAAAGTCGAATCTCGTCAAgtattttattctttaatGCATGTGTGGAATTCACattgtattatttgttttgttttgcttgtgtgtgtttttttcatattcttgTTTAGTAAgtaatataacataaaataattgtatttattaaggTATATTATGTGCCCGAAaagtgaatgaaattaaaactaGTAGCAAGTATTTGCAGCCTGTTCCTGTCCAATGCGGTGTTTGATGTGTCAACTTTTTTTCTGGGCCACAAAGCGCGGGGATTTTCACTTAAAATTAAACTGCAATTATGCATTGATTACAAGATTTgtacaattattttgtattgtcGTACTTTACTCTCACCTTACGTAGTGTTTATGGAACAACGGGCGCAGAATAAAATTACACGTCGTCTCTATTTAGTTTTGGGCGACCTCCTCATTTGACGCCTCATTGAGGGCGCCCTCCTTTGTCTTCACTAGATTATCATAGCTCAGCTCACTCATCGAGACACGCAGGTTATCGTTGATATTTTTCGTGTACGTCTTATAGATGCGCACCTTTTCACAGAACTCCACCCAGAAATTCTCCTCTGGCTCCGGTTCGGGATTGAACAGCGTCTTAAAATTATCATAAATAGCTGTTGCCACTTTACGTATGATGACCGCCTTCTCCTTAAATTCCAACTCATCGGATATGTCCATTTTCCACAAATCCAAATTGCCCACATACCGACGCAATCGTCGCATAATGTCCACACACTCTGGGTTGCGTAGCAACATTAGCTTATTCAACTCAATGTCCTTAAACTGCTCGAGGATCTCTAAACATCTGCCCACATTGGCACGTCGCAAACCAAGACATTCCCGGAGTTGCTGTGACGCTTGAATAAAGTCGCGTTCCATAAACAATGCATCCTCTTGTTCGATCAGCTCCTCAATGAAACGCACCGCTTCCTGCTTGGGGATTTCATCGCGCACCGGCTCAATGACGATGCGATCAGGCATCGACTCCTCTTTGATTTGTCCCGATTCCAGTTGCAGCTTCAGCTCAATCGCTTCCTTGCGTGCCTTCTCCAGCCAAGCTTGCTCTGCGGCAGGACTCTCAAAACTTTTGGGCTTCTTgtagttgatgttgat includes the following:
- the LOC132787449 gene encoding PC4 and SFRS1-interacting protein, producing the protein MGKEKAGKSFNIGDLVFAKVKGYPAWPAKITKYNNKKYNVYFYGTGETANIKVEDLFTYVENKEKFATDKNMKRPKFNEAVDQIESALRGEDSAPIDLPPNATDAEAGNESTTEVASETASAQANDPPVGTATTAAGAEEAVVPKARGARKSRLPPRHVDGDTDDASRDAAEAPPPQKKRVPPEGIGATNSNKKSVKKSKPTAAVTPMQKRSRQVNIVQNNLLMVYMPTAKCLGININYKKPKSFESPAAEQAWLEKARKEAIELKLQLESGQIKEESMPDRIVIEPVRDEIPKQEAVRFIEELIEQEDALFMERDFIQASQQLRECLGLRRANVGRCLEILEQFKDIELNKLMLLRNPECVDIMRRLRRYVGNLDLWKMDISDELEFKEKAVIIRKVATAIYDNFKTLFNPEPEPEENFWVEFCEKVRIYKTYTKNINDNLRVSMSELSYDNLVKTKEGALNEASNEEVAQN